A window of Haloarchaeobius salinus genomic DNA:
ATGCCGAGCAGGCCGTAGGCCTCGTTGGGAACGTCGAACTGGGTCGCCCCTTCGGCGACGTTGGCGACGGCCATCGGGCCGATGTAGCCTGCCGCCACCTCGGCGGCGTCCATCCACGTGTCGTCGTCTGCGAGCGCGTCGAACGCGCCTCCAAATTCCATTGCCATACTGCACCCCAAGCTGGCTACTCTGATGTCAAAATCCCCCGACGAAGAATGGTGGAATTCAAGACCAGTATGCCAATCAATACACGTCAAAATAGAATATACGGCATTGAAAGAGAATTCGTGCGGAACTCATGTTCAAACTCCCACCTCGAATACTAATTCATCTATCTCCGATATTCTTCGAATTGTCGTTCCTCGTACTCAAGGTATTCTTCTCCTTTTGTGGTGTGATCTTTATTCAGATGTTTCTCTAACCCAGCCTCATCATTAAACAAGGCTTGACATTCGGGGCATGTGATTTTATGCCCTGAAGCTACTTTTTCTTCCCAGGTTTCCTTATCCTCAGAGTCATCGATTCCCCCATCATGGACGTCTCTTATGTGGTCCTGGCGTGCAGAATCATCCTGGAATGATCGGTCACAATAGAAACAATCTGCGGGGTTCCTAATGGTGGAATCAGGGGTGCCTTCTGAACCGGTCTCTGTCTCAATTTCTAGTCTATCAATGAGGTTTTCAACACCGATTTCCTGGATGAGCAGTTCACATAGTTTGTCTCCAGCCATGGTGCGCACCCCCAAATCCTCCGCAAGATGGATAGCATCAGATGTGAACTGCCCCGTCGTGACGATTGCTA
This region includes:
- a CDS encoding restriction endonuclease, whose product is MNLGGLSETNLSDLLQSMDPYKFEKLVAELWGELGYTATVTSGSGDRGIDIEARKEDPFHRLQLIQVKRHSDANRIGSSIVRNYSTLYSQRDDADIVAIVTTGQFTSDAIHLAEDLGVRTMAGDKLCELLIQEIGVENLIDRLEIETETGSEGTPDSTIRNPADCFYCDRSFQDDSARQDHIRDVHDGGIDDSEDKETWEEKVASGHKITCPECQALFNDEAGLEKHLNKDHTTKGEEYLEYEERQFEEYRR